Proteins from a single region of Eremothecium gossypii ATCC 10895 chromosome VI, complete sequence:
- the CAB1 gene encoding pantothenate kinase (Syntenic homolog of Saccharomyces cerevisiae YDR531W (CAB1)), with amino-acid sequence MSKDIEYPCAGWKEEGLLTIAIDIGGSLAKLVFAPPESNKLIFETVETEKLDEFIRLLHEVVERYNKGDYGSTMIVATGGGAFKFYDVLLSEFPGVSDILRLDEMDCLTKGLDFFIHKVPYEVFTYNDLDGEGTVDAVADDEMYPYMLVNIGSGVSILKVESPNECMRVGGSSLGGGTLWGLLSLITGAKTYDEMLAWANQGNNANVDMLVGDIYGTDYAKIGLKSSNIASSFGKVFQRESVTAPSAGLTSASATSTCEIRDRNEKFSNADISKSLLYAISNNIGQIAYLQAKIHNVKKIYFGGSYIRGHLTTMNTLSYAINFWSKGSKQAFFLRHEGYLGAMGAFLAAQKK; translated from the coding sequence ATGAGTAAAGACATCGAGTATCCTTGTGCTGGGTGGAAGGAGGAAGGCCTTCTGACAATTGCCATCGACATCGGCGGATCTCTAGCGAAACTTGTGTTCGCGCCGCCCGAGTCCAACAAATTGATCTTCGAGACGGTGGAGACGGAAAAGCTGGACGAATTCATCCGTTTGCTGCACGAGGTGGTGGAACGGTACAACAAGGGCGACTATGGATCAACAATGATTGTGGCgacgggcggcggggcgTTCAAATTCTACGACGTGCTGCTGTCGGAATTTCCGGGCGTGTCAGATATCCTCCGGCTGGACGAGATGGACTGCCTGACGAAGGGGTTGGACTTCTTCATCCACAAGGTGCCCTACGAGGTGTTCACATACAACGACCTGGACGGCGAAGGCACGGTGGATGCGGTGGCGGATGATGAGATGTACCCGTACATGCTAGTGAACATAGGATCCGGGGTCTCGATTCTGAAGGTGGAGTCGCCCAACGAGTGCATGCGTGTGGGCGGCTCGTCATTGGGCGGCGGCACGTTGTGGGGACTACTGTCGCTAATTACTGGGGCGAAGACGTACGACGAGATGCTGGCCTGGGCAAACCAGGGCAATAACGCGAACGTGGACATGTTGGTAGGCGACATATACGGCACCGACTATGCGAAGATCGGCCTGAAATCCAGTAATATTGCATCGTCGTTCGGGAAGGTCTTCCAACGGGAGAGCGTCACCGCGCCCTCGGCGGGCCTGACTTCGGCGTCTGCGACCTCGACGTGTGAGATCCGAGATCGAAATGAGAAATTCAGCAACGCGGATATTTCCAAGTCCCTCTTGTACGCAATCTCCAACAACATCGGCCAGATTGCGTACCTGCAGGCCAAGATCCACAACGTCAAAAAGATATACTTTGGCGGGTCTTATATTCGCGGCCATTTGACCACCATGAACACATTGAGCTACGCCATAAACTTCT
- the APA2 gene encoding bifunctional AP-4-A phosphorylase/ADP sulfurylase (Syntenic homolog of Saccharomyces cerevisiae YCL050C (APA1) and YDR530C (APA2)), which produces MTITIPDDVRELVQAKYEAAVASGHVQFTETTQTAVRDEASGMQYVVSYAPSLQQKPERGSEELKEDPFAKAEPELTVLENVGPHRLVLNKFPVTPGHALLVTREYAAQTAPLQPEDLETAYALVRDMDDEAGGVRHMVFFNCGANSGSSVDHKHLQLLRLPAHFSPFQDRLCAGEAHFTPGPNREPLQDAHVPFAHFVIPLPRERAAVDGELLAMTYAALLQRVLTFFQNWTDAKPTLRPAYNILLTARWLCAVPRSRATCESARIGFNATGYAGLVLVKWPDVHEEILAAPERLAQLLLECGFPNTAGNKPDEYDY; this is translated from the coding sequence ATGACAATCACGATCCCAGACGACGTGCGGGAGCTGGTGCAAGCCAAGTATGAGGCTGCGGTAGCGAGCGGCCATGTGCAATTCACCGAGACGACGCAAACGGCGGTCCGGGACGAAGCTAGCGGGATGCAATACGTGGTGTCGTACGCGCCCTCTCTGCAGCAGAAGCCGGAACGCGGGTCGGAGGAGCTCAAGGAGGACCCATTTGCGAAGGCGGAGCCAGAGCTGACGGTGCTGGAGAACGTGGGCCCGCACCGGTTGGTACTGAACAAGTTCCCCGTCACCCCGGGAcacgcgctgctggtgaCGCGCGAGTACGCGGCGCAGAcggcgccgctgcagcCGGAGGACCTCGAGACGGCGTACGCGCTGGTGCGGGACATGGACGACGAGGCGGGCGGCGTGCGCCACATGGTCTTCTTCAACTGCGGCGCGAACAGCGGCTCGTCCGTGGACCACAAGCACCTGCAACTGCTTCGCCTGCCGGCCCACTTCTCGCCATTCCAGGACCGGCTCTGCGCCGGCGAGGCGCACTTCACGCCCGGGCCCAACCGCGAGCCGCTGCAGGATGCGCACGTGCCATTCGCGCACTTTGTGATCCCGCTGCCGCGCGAGCGCGCTGCCGTCGACggcgagctgctggcgatgacctacgctgcgctgctgcagcgtgTCCTGACCTTTTTCCAGAACTGGACCGACGCCAAGCCAACGCTCCGCCCCGCCTACAACATTCTACTGACCGCTCGCTGGCTCTGTGCTGTGCCTCGTTCGCGTGCTACGTGCGAGAGCGCCCGCATCGGCTTCAATGCCACCGGCTATGCCGGCCTGGTGCTCGTCAAGTGGCCCGACGTCCACGAGGAGATCCTCGCGGCCCCGGAGCGCCTGGcacagctgctgctcgagTGCGGGTTCCCGAACACGGCGGGCAACAAGCCGGACGAGTACGACTACTGA
- the QCR7 gene encoding ubiquinol--cytochrome-c reductase subunit 7 (Syntenic homolog of Saccharomyces cerevisiae YDR529C (QCR7)), with product MPQSFSSIVRMGDYILKSPTLSKIAVPVAQQFVKLSGYRQLGLKFDDLIAEENDIVQTALRRLPEEESYARVFRIIQAHQLELTHHLLPKHKWTKPEEDKSYLLPYLLEAEAAAKEKLELDALELK from the coding sequence ATGCCTCAATCATTCTCTTCGATCGTCAGAATGGGTGACTACATCCTCAAGTCGCCAACGCTATCCAAGATAGCGGTACCAGTGGCACAGCAGTTTGTGAAGCTGTCCGGCTACAGACAGCTAGGTCTAAAGTTTGACGATCTCATTGCTGAGGAGAACGACATTGTGCAGACCGCGCTCAGAAGACTTCCGGAGGAGGAGTCCTACGCGCGTGTGTTCCGTATCATACAGGCTCACCAGCTAGAGCTAACACACCATCTCCTGCCAAAGCACAAATGGACTAAGCCAGAGGAGGACAAGTCGTACCTGTTGCCATACTTGCTGGAGGCGGAGGCCGCGGCCAAGGAGAAGCTGGAGCTCGACGCCTTGGAATTGAAATAA
- a CDS encoding AFR732Cp (Syntenic homolog of Saccharomyces cerevisiae YCL051W (LRE1) and YDR528W (HLR1)), giving the protein MSAVQVRGQDAVRGHRHKRSFAISGDFDFGGVASGGGGRGRVAAAGPRFFISEESRFSAGCGGVPDAIIDLDAALSTRVPGHRRSESAPAEVPERGRLSASPRIEEACREEEEEPEERPGLLEVPGAARAHGARRGPPGRDRYDTDGLKMSKQKQRYFSYTRQYSLSQTAVSASPVSSAGSSVSLQNLSTASTPITSAMRSSTPVEVPDSQLELL; this is encoded by the coding sequence ATGAGCGCAGTGCAGGTGCGCGGGCAGGACGCGGTGCGCGGGCACCGCCACAAACGGTCTTTTGCGATCTCTGGGGACTTTGATTTTGGAGGGGTGGcgagcggcggcggcgggcgcgggcgggtggcggcggcggggccACGGTTTTTCATCTCGGAGGAGTCGCGGTTCAGCgcgggctgcggcggcgtgccGGACGCGATCATCGACCTGGACGCGGCACTGAGCACGCGGGTGCCGGGGCACCGGCGGTCGGAGTCTGCGCCGGCGGAGGTGCCGGAGCGGGGGCGGCTGTCGGCGTCGCCACGGATCGAGGAGGCGTGTCGtgaggaggaggaggagccgGAGGAGCGGCCGGGGCTGCTGGAAGTGCCGggtgcggcgcgcgcgcacggcgcgcggcgggggcCGCCGGGGCGGGACCGCTACGACACAGATGGGCTAAAGATGAGCAAACAAAAGCAGCGTTACTTCAGCTACACGCGACAGTACTCACTGTCGCAGACGGCCGTGTCTGCTTCACCTGTGTCGTCGGCAGGTTCGTCTGTGTCGCTGCAGAATTTGTCGACAGCGAGCACGCCGATCACGAGCGCAATGCGATCGTCGACTCCTGTCGAGGTTCCGGACTCGCAGCTGGAGCTTCTATGA
- the PBN1 gene encoding Pbn1p (Syntenic homolog of Saccharomyces cerevisiae YCL052C (PBN1)) translates to MRLRRMTPGAGYARRCARSAVSGGRPRGLNTQPTGEQAASQGVRTRQRGQMQSVRQTVLFESEEAWRAGAEQNATAITVHARGGEVVQTRRTWAAAGGPRVRVTWSGGRTVSEVSPQLAAGLSVYVEGGAHVSRDFVQARGQAVFHSAQLELDAVRAWWPRELAVQPEALRWAECAYDIELGRQVRVDEYCALRAGETVALTAAAGGTDEAKVETGVFYPEISDGADVSLSGFRCTWLRDGSGRTDTCQKTLLMYKPAHVHMPEPAVGIELVQPVTLHPVIEVDLSSVSASGPACAHHVFLQLPAQLFVDKFQQPPELLFGEDDLELPEYKVEAWGSEVIYALEPGRVNRVQLHSRYARPGPGRRYEVVPLRPYVFEACDTGSADIAENPFYSKGMGFEAYFTADTVFKHRNSTRLNIPVPRGNSNDFPSIQYVTVLSILFSVLYISYCLFRRPVAASARASG, encoded by the coding sequence ATGCGGCTGCGGCGTATGACGCCGGGGGCTGGGTACGCGCGGCGGTGCGCCAGGAGCGCGGTGTCCGGAGGCAGGCCTCGAGGCTTAAACACACAGCCCACGGGCGAGCAGGCAGCGAGCCAGGGAGTCAGGACCAGGCAGCGAGGACAGATGCAATCGGTGCGGCAAACGGTGCTATTCGAGTCGGAGGAGGCGTGGCGGGCCGGGGCGGAGCAGAACGCCACGGCCATCACGGTGCacgcgcggggcggcgaGGTGGTGCAGACGCGGCGGACGTGGGCCGCGGCGGGTGGGCCGCGGGTGCGGGTGACGTGGAGCGGCGGGCGCACGGTGAGCGAGGTGTcgccgcagctggcggcggggcTGAGTGTGTACGTGGAGGGCGGGGCGCatgtgtcacgtgacttTGTGCAGGCGCGTGGGCAGGCGGTGTTTCACAgcgcgcagctggagcTTGACGCGGTGCGGGCGTGGTGGCCGCGGGAGCTGGCGGTGCAGCCAGAGGCGCTGCGGTGGGCGGAGTGCGCCTACGACATCGAGCTGGGGCGCCAGGTGCGCGTGGACGAGTACTGCGCCCTGCGCGCGGGGGAGACTGTGGCGCTGACTGCGGCGGCCGGGGGCACGGACGAGGCGAAGGTCGAGACGGGCGTGTTCTACCCGGAGATCTCCGACGGCGCGGACGTGAGTCTGTCGGGCTTTCGCTGCACCTGGCTGCGCGACGGGTCCGGACGCACAGATACATGCCAGAAGACGCTGCTAATGTACAAGCCTGCGCACGTGCATATGCCCGAACCGGCCGTTGGCATCGAGCTGGTGCAGCCGGTGACGCTCCACCCTGTGATAGAGGTGGATCTGTCGTCCGTCAGCGCCTCGGGGCCTGCGTGTGCGCATCACGTCTTTCTGCAGCTTCCTGCACAGCTGTTTGTGGACAAGTTCCAGCAGCCGCCCGAGCTTCTGTTCGGGGAGGACGATCTGGAGCTACCCGAGTACAAGGTGGAGGCGTGGGGCTCCGAGGTTATCTACGCGCTCGAGCCGGGCCGGGTGAACCGCGTGCAGCTCCACTCGCGGTACGCGCGCCCGGGGCCTGGCAGGCGCTACGAGGTGGTCCCTTTGCGGCCATATGTCTTCGAAGCGTGTGACACAGGCTCGGCGGACATAGCGGAGAACCCTTTCTACTCCAAGGGCATGGGGTTCGAGGCATACTTTACGGCGGACACTGTCTTCAAGCACCGCAACAGCACCAGACTTAACATTCCGGTTCCGCGGGGGAACAGCAACGACTTTCCGTCTATTCAATACGTCACTGTGCTGAGCATTCTTTTTTCTGTGCTCTATATCTCCTACTGTCTGTTCAGAAGGCCTGTCGCGGCTAGCGCCAGGGCGAGTGGATAA